A stretch of Scheffersomyces stipitis CBS 6054 chromosome 2, complete sequence DNA encodes these proteins:
- a CDS encoding predicted protein, with protein MNSTDYEKLNLSKQELKYVYSQIASKTTSKLDLHLPTSNNDPLKIKVASVLEEFLLGAFDMAKSGFVVDGNDMGTSKTAMSDILSLKARETVEPFDLETNARLRDILLKVEQETIEVTTLRRELPARAKQMYLELVSNTDKEVSAILEDLEKAAHTEEEASTAELERILPHIDEFVKDYESHIHILNELKRAIPSRKAELDSLTETIDFLEKAYSQQQKELI; from the coding sequence ATGAATCTGACTGACTACGAGAAACTTAATCTATCCAAACAAGAGTTGAAATATGTCTACAGCCAGATCGCCAGCAAAACGACATCCAAACTCGATCTCCATCTCCCGACTTCCAATAACGATCCCCTCAAAATCAAAGTCGCCAGTGTGCTAGAGGAGTTTCTATTGGGAGCTTTTGACATGGCCAAATCCGGATTTGTTGTGGATGGGAACGATATGGGCACTTCCAAAACGGCTATGTCTGACATTCTTTCGCTCAAAGCTCGTGAAACCGTAGAACCATTCGATTTAGAAACAAATGCCCGTCTTCGCgacatcttgttgaaggtggAACAGGAAACCATCGAAGTGACTACACTCCGTCGTGAGCTTCCAGCAAGGGCTAAGCAAATGTACTTGGAATTGGTATCCAATACAGACAAAGAAGTTTCTGCCATACTTGAAGACCTTGAAAAAGCTGCGCacacagaagaagaagctaGTACAGCAGAACTAGAGCGAATATTACCCCATATAGACGAGTTTGTCAAGGACTACGAATCACATATCCATATTCTCAACGAGCTCAAGAGGGCCATACCGTCCAGAAAGGCGGAGTTGGATAGTCTTACTGAAACCATAGATTTTTTGGAAAAGGCATACTCACAACAGCAAAAGGAACTTATATGA
- the TFP3 gene encoding vacuolar ATPase V0 domain subunit c' (17 kDa) (go_funtion hydrogen-transporting ATP synthase activity, rotational mechanism; hydrogen-transporting ATPase activity, rotational mechanism~go_component membrane; proton-transporting two-sector ATPase complex~go_process ATP synthesis coupled proton transport), whose amino-acid sequence MSGITGDAYAPAFAPFLGFAGCAAAMVLSCAGAAIGTAKSGVGIAGIGTFKPELIMKSLIPVVMSGILSVYGLVVAVLIAGGLAPTETYSLFNGIMHLACGLSVGFACLSSGYAIGIVGDEGVRQFMHQPKLFVGIVLILIFAEVLGLYGMIIALILNTKGSG is encoded by the coding sequence ATGTCTGGAATAACAGGAGACGCATATGCGCCTGCGTTTGCGCCCTTCCTAGGATTTGCCGGATGCGCTGCTGCCATGGTTTTGTCATGTGCTGGAGCTGCCATCGGAACAGCCAAGTCAGGAGTCGGGATCGCTGGTATCGGGACGTTCAAGCCAGAATTGATCatgaagtcgttgattCCCGTTGTCATGTCGGGTATCTTGTCTGTTTACGGATTGGTAGTAGCAGTATTGATCGCTGGAGGTTTGGCTCCCACAGAGACatattctcttttcaatgGCATTATGCACTTGGCCTGTGGATTATCAGTAGGATTTGCTTGTTTATCGTCGGGATATGCCATTGGTATAGTCGGAGACGAGGGTGTGAGACAGTTTATGCACCAGCCCAAGTTATTTGTTGGAATCgtgttgattttgattttcgCCGAAGTCTTGGGATTGTACGGCATGATCATCGccttgatcttgaacaCTAAGGGAAGTGGTTAG
- the RVB2 gene encoding transcriptional regulator has product MASTPTITTKVQTKDLSGLSLIAAHSHISGLGLDENLKPKESAEGMVGQLKARKAAGVILKMIQAGKIAGRAVLIAGPPSTGKTAIAMGLSQSLGTDVPFTAIAGSEVFSLELSKTESLIQAFRKSIGIKIKEETEIIEGEVVEIQIDRSITGGHKQGKLTIKTADMETIYELGNKMIEGLTKEKVLAGDVISIDKASGKITKLGKSFTRARDYDAMGPETKFVQCPEGELQKRKEVVHTVSLHEIDVINSRQQGFLALFSGDTGEIRSEVRDQINTKVAEWKEEGKAEIVPGVLFIDEVHMLDIECFSFINRALEDDFAPIVIMATNRGITRTRGTNYKSPHGLPVDLLDRSIIIHTSSYSADEIRTILSIRANEEEVELTPDALALLTKIGQETSLRYASNLISVSQQIALKRRSTSVELPDIKRAYMLFLDADRSVQYLEEFPNQFIDNSGNVTIGQKDESSANGNGATPIVVDEDKMETD; this is encoded by the exons ATG GCATCTACACCTACGATCACAACCAAAGTCCAGACAAAGGACTTGTCTGGGTTATCTCTTATAGCTGCCCACTCCCACATTTCGGGTCTAGGCTTGGacgagaacttgaagcCAAAAGAATCAGCTGAAGGGATGGTTGGACAATTGAAAGCCAGAAAGGCGGCTGGCGTGATTTTAAAGATGATTCAGGCTGGTAAGATTGCTGGCCGTGCTGTGCTTATTGCCGGGCCTCCATCTACTGGTAAGACTGCCATTGCTATGGGTTTGTCGCAGAGCTTAGGTACAGATGTTCCATTTACAGCAATAGCCGGTTCTGAAGTCTTTTCTTTAGAATTATCCAAGACTGAATCATTGATACAAGCTTTCCGTAAATCTATTGGtatcaagatcaaagaagaaacagaaataaTCGAAGGTGAAGTCGTCGAGATCCAAATCGACAGATCAATTACCGGCGGTCACAAGCAGGGAAAGTTGACCATTAAGACGGCTGATATGGAGACAATTTATGAGTTGGGTAACAAGATGATTGAAGGCTTAACTAAGGAAAAGGTATTGGCTGGAGATGTTATTTCCATCGACAAAGCTAGTGGTAAAATCACCAAGTTAGGTAAATCATTCACCAGGGCCAGAGACTACGATGCTATGGGTCCAGAAACCAAGTTTGTCCAATGTCCCGAAGGTGAGTtgcagaagagaaaagaagttgtccaTACTGTTTCGTTGCACGAGATAGACGTTATAAATTCTAGACAACAGGGGTTCCTTGCCTTGTTCTCGGGTGACACTGGTGAGATCCGCTCTGAGGTTCGTGACCAAATCAACACCAAAGTCGCCGAATGGAAGGAAGAAGGTAAGGCCGAGATCGTGCCTGGTGTCTTATTCATTGATGAGGTTCACATGTTGGATATTGAGTGCTTTTCATTCATCAATAGAGCATTGGAGGACGACTTTGCACCCATTGTTATCATGGCCACTAACCGAGGAATCACCAGGACTCGTGGTACTAACTACAAGTCCCCTCATGGCTTACCTGTAGATTTGTTGGACAGATCTATCATCATCCACACTTCATCATACAGTGCCGACGAGATCAGAACCATTCTTTCCATAAGAgccaacgaagaagaagtagaattgACCCCTGATGCTTTGGCATTGTTGACCAAGATTGGTCAAGAAACAAGCTTGAGATACGCCTCTAACTTGATTTCAGTTTCCCAACAGATTGcattgaagagaagaagcacTTCTGTTGAGCTTCCAGATATCAAGAGAGCATACATGTTGTTTTTGGATGCTGACAGATCGGTACAatacttggaagagttCCCAAACCAATTCATCGACAATTCTGGTAATGTTACAATTGGCCAGAAGGATGAGTCTTCGGCCAATGGCAACGGCGCTACTCCTAttgttgtagatgaagacaagatgGAGACCGATTAG